One Sphingopyxis macrogoltabida genomic region harbors:
- a CDS encoding enoyl-CoA hydratase-related protein, with protein sequence MSTTAAYDFEYITVERPAPGIVLLTLNRPERMNATNDVLHSELVRLPALIDADPDARAAVVTGAGSAFCVGGDWADIAGDGNDYANKIRMMRETSQILTALIEMRKPLVSAINGPAAGIGLALGLLADISVVNEEANLSDGHLRIGLAAGDHAAMVWPLLCSMAKAKRYLLTGDKLNGREAERVGLVSDAVPAADVLPLALRYAATLAERSPLAVELSKRALNHWLRDAMPIFEASLGYEMVTAFDPDQTAHVPSRN encoded by the coding sequence ATGAGCACTACCGCTGCCTACGACTTCGAGTACATAACGGTCGAGCGGCCGGCGCCCGGCATTGTCCTGTTGACGCTCAACCGGCCCGAGCGGATGAATGCGACCAACGACGTGCTGCACAGCGAACTCGTGCGGCTACCCGCGCTGATCGATGCCGACCCGGATGCCCGCGCCGCGGTCGTGACTGGGGCGGGGAGCGCCTTTTGCGTCGGCGGCGACTGGGCCGACATCGCGGGCGACGGCAACGATTATGCCAACAAGATCCGGATGATGCGCGAAACGTCGCAGATACTGACCGCACTGATCGAGATGCGCAAACCGCTCGTCTCGGCAATCAACGGCCCGGCGGCGGGGATCGGGCTCGCGCTCGGGCTGCTCGCCGATATTTCGGTGGTGAACGAAGAGGCCAACCTCTCGGACGGCCATCTGCGCATCGGGCTCGCCGCGGGCGATCATGCTGCGATGGTCTGGCCCTTGCTCTGTTCGATGGCGAAGGCGAAGCGCTATCTGCTCACCGGCGACAAATTGAACGGCCGCGAGGCGGAGCGCGTCGGGCTCGTTTCCGACGCGGTGCCCGCGGCCGACGTGCTGCCGCTCGCGCTGCGTTATGCCGCGACGCTCGCCGAGCGCTCGCCGCTCGCGGTCGAGCTCAGCAAGCGCGCGCTCAACCATTGGCTGCGCGATGCGATGCCGATTTTCGAAGCGTCGCTGGGTTACGAGATGGTGACCGCCTTCGACCCCGACCAGACGGCGCATGTGCCGTCCAGGAACTGA
- a CDS encoding GMC family oxidoreductase: MAGEEADYEADYIVVGGGSAGCVLAARLSENPGVRVALVEAGGESTGLMVQMPVGFAKMLVDDRYDWKYWQLPDESINGRRFIWSGGRMLGGGSAINGQVYIRGTRADFDAWERLGATGWNFDSVFPYFLRSESWNGAPNQSHGSQGPLSVSPMRDPHPLCDLFLRACEQYGLARLDDYNGGQMEGAYLTQATQRDGWRCSTEKAYLRDARKRPNLTTVTHAHVETIILENGEAVGIRYRQGGDAKVLRARREVIVSSGSMGSPALLLRSGIGAGDYLQSRGIAVQADRPEVGHNLQEHPGITQNKFVSVPTLNSQVGPLDMVRHLTKFFWNKTGPMGAPAVQAMGLARTRDGLDEPDVQLHFMPLAYNVEPETVSSAEAVMPKEPCISINVSLTRPKSRGRVELGDALEPVINHQLLGERADVDTLIGAMKLVDRLFAMPALSAITLGDRSPDPVPADDAGWEAYVRAKTMITYHPVGSCRMGSDAGSVVDPECRVRGVGRLRVADASIMPQITSGNTNAATIMIGEKAAEMIRTNA; encoded by the coding sequence ATGGCGGGCGAGGAAGCGGACTATGAAGCGGACTATATCGTCGTGGGCGGCGGCAGTGCGGGTTGCGTCCTGGCGGCCCGGCTCAGCGAGAATCCGGGCGTCCGCGTCGCGCTGGTCGAGGCGGGCGGCGAATCGACCGGTTTGATGGTCCAGATGCCCGTCGGCTTCGCCAAGATGCTAGTCGACGACCGATACGACTGGAAATATTGGCAGCTCCCCGACGAATCGATCAACGGGCGGCGCTTCATCTGGTCGGGCGGGCGGATGCTCGGCGGCGGCAGCGCGATCAACGGCCAGGTCTATATCCGCGGAACGCGCGCCGATTTCGACGCGTGGGAACGGCTGGGTGCGACGGGGTGGAATTTCGACAGCGTCTTTCCCTATTTCCTGCGCAGCGAGAGCTGGAACGGCGCACCGAACCAGAGTCACGGATCGCAGGGGCCGCTGTCGGTGTCGCCGATGCGCGACCCGCATCCGCTGTGCGATCTCTTCCTCCGCGCCTGCGAGCAATATGGCCTTGCGCGGCTCGACGATTATAACGGCGGGCAGATGGAGGGGGCCTATCTCACGCAGGCGACGCAGCGCGACGGCTGGCGCTGCAGCACCGAAAAGGCCTATCTTCGCGACGCGCGGAAGCGGCCCAATCTGACGACCGTGACCCATGCGCATGTCGAAACGATCATTCTCGAAAATGGCGAGGCGGTCGGCATCCGCTACCGGCAGGGCGGCGATGCCAAGGTGCTGCGCGCGCGCCGCGAAGTGATCGTCTCGTCGGGGTCGATGGGATCGCCGGCGCTGCTGTTGCGCTCGGGGATCGGTGCCGGCGACTATCTGCAATCGCGCGGGATTGCGGTGCAGGCCGACCGGCCCGAGGTCGGCCACAACCTGCAGGAACATCCCGGCATCACCCAGAACAAGTTCGTCAGCGTGCCGACGCTCAACAGTCAGGTCGGCCCGCTCGACATGGTCCGCCACCTCACCAAATTCTTCTGGAACAAGACGGGGCCGATGGGCGCCCCCGCGGTACAGGCGATGGGCCTCGCACGGACGCGCGACGGGCTCGACGAACCCGACGTACAGCTCCATTTCATGCCGCTTGCCTATAATGTCGAGCCCGAGACGGTGTCGTCGGCCGAGGCGGTGATGCCCAAGGAACCGTGCATCAGCATCAACGTCTCGCTGACGCGGCCGAAGTCACGCGGCCGCGTCGAGCTGGGCGATGCGCTCGAGCCGGTGATCAACCACCAGTTGCTCGGCGAGCGTGCCGACGTCGACACGCTGATCGGCGCGATGAAGCTGGTCGACCGGCTGTTCGCGATGCCCGCGCTGAGCGCGATCACGCTCGGCGACCGCTCGCCCGACCCGGTGCCGGCCGACGATGCCGGCTGGGAGGCCTATGTCCGCGCCAAGACGATGATCACCTATCACCCCGTCGGCAGCTGCCGCATGGGGTCGGACGCCGGCTCGGTCGTCGATCCCGAGTGCCGCGTGCGCGGGGTCGGGCGGCTACGCGTCGCCGACGCCTCGATCATGCCGCAGATCACCAGCGGCAACACCAATGCCGCAACGATCATGATCGGCGAAAAGGCCGCCGAGATGATCCGCACCAACGCATGA
- a CDS encoding 2Fe-2S iron-sulfur cluster-binding protein, with the protein MPSVNFHAADGSVETIEIEVGDSVMRGARDNMVEGIEADCGGVCACATCHIYIAPDWLERVGPAGADESEMLDCVNDPRPNSRLSCQIAMTDDLEGLTVFLPESQR; encoded by the coding sequence ATGCCGAGCGTGAATTTCCATGCAGCGGACGGAAGCGTCGAGACGATCGAGATCGAGGTCGGCGATTCCGTCATGCGCGGCGCGCGTGACAATATGGTCGAGGGGATCGAGGCCGATTGCGGCGGGGTCTGCGCCTGTGCGACCTGCCACATCTACATCGCCCCCGACTGGCTAGAGCGTGTCGGCCCCGCCGGCGCCGACGAAAGCGAGATGCTCGACTGCGTCAACGACCCGCGCCCGAACAGCCGCCTTTCGTGCCAGATCGCGATGACCGACGATCTGGAGGGCTTGACAGTCTTCCTTCCCGAGTCCCAACGGTAG
- a CDS encoding TetR family transcriptional regulator — MDKDSGLTIKAARREERSASAEALLNATAQLLSEATTIDVSLNEISQRASVNSAMIKYYFGNKEGLLLAVLERDAETAMTALKALSEMDIPAQKKLKIHINGIINAYYRSPYINRLIHYMVESGSPAASKRVAQIFIEPMIEVYRDIVAQGVREGVLKDVDPGLLYYCLVGAADHIFHAGYSVPSTLGVAKLDDGIKQKYAEMVCDIYLRGLAP; from the coding sequence ATGGACAAAGACAGCGGCTTGACGATCAAGGCAGCCCGGCGCGAGGAACGTTCGGCATCGGCCGAGGCGCTTTTGAACGCGACGGCGCAGCTGCTGTCCGAGGCGACGACGATCGACGTGTCGCTGAACGAGATTTCGCAGCGTGCGTCCGTGAACAGCGCGATGATCAAATATTATTTCGGCAACAAGGAAGGGCTGCTGCTCGCGGTGCTCGAACGCGACGCCGAGACTGCGATGACCGCGCTCAAAGCGCTCAGCGAAATGGACATTCCGGCGCAAAAGAAGCTGAAGATCCACATCAACGGCATCATCAACGCCTATTATCGCTCGCCCTACATCAACCGGCTGATCCACTATATGGTCGAGTCCGGCAGCCCCGCGGCGAGCAAGCGCGTCGCGCAAATCTTCATCGAGCCGATGATCGAGGTCTATCGCGACATCGTCGCGCAGGGGGTGCGCGAAGGCGTGCTGAAGGACGTCGATCCCGGACTGCTCTATTATTGCCTCGTCGGCGCGGCAGACCATATTTTCCACGCCGGCTATTCGGTGCCGTCGACCTTGGGGGTCGCGAAGCTCGACGATGGGATCAAGCAGAAATATGCCGAGATGGTCTGCGACATCTATCTGCGCGGCCTCGCGCCCTAA
- a CDS encoding molybdopterin-containing oxidoreductase family protein, whose translation MRPATGEDGDHITFCRICTAVCGLVATVEDGKVVRARPDPDNPSSQGHACVKGIAYHGVTHDPDRVTRPMKRVAPGRFEPVSWDEALGDIAARLSAIIAEHGPDAVASYQGNPPAYATDGMTGFRMFLKALGTTKIYGAGSQDTNARFTANWILYGSPLTIDVPDVNNADFMLIFGANPLISHGSLIFTPRVRHQLDAVAARGGVVVVDPRRSETAARYEHVAIEPNSDCWLMLAMLKTLADEGLADEAFLAERCAGWGELQVALAGIDYADAAQRTGIDVETIKTLARRLTASPKSVCYGRVGICRGPHATLANFLLSALNMVGGTFGHEGGSTFATPVLAGSDRATAGGYDEVRSRVGNFPSVTQFLPSAVMPDDILEPGPGKVRALLSLGGNVLLAAPGGDRLRRGLEQLELSVSFDLYINEAGSYADYVLPGLTFYERADLPMVPFMSMVQPFLQYAEPVIAPVGEARSEFDTFCEILARMGLRMPASSPDEVAAQAAGGQMRPLEVLDGAIRQGPAGVHGDWSIDKLREHPHGVMLDIPIPWGNQEKIAHADGRIHLWDDMVAAELGRLFAAAPVEGLKLLSRRDMRSHNGWLHNVDRLIRSQKPTLHIHPDDAAERGLADGDRATLSNRFGAIEVEVELNDDHRRGTVSYPHCFGHDTGGWQRANRAGGANVNILLGHGPDVVEAVSGTTLMDGIAVEVTALQPA comes from the coding sequence ATGCGGCCAGCGACGGGCGAGGACGGCGACCATATCACCTTCTGCCGCATCTGCACGGCGGTGTGCGGGCTGGTGGCGACGGTCGAGGACGGCAAGGTGGTGCGCGCGCGGCCCGACCCCGACAACCCGTCGTCACAGGGTCATGCCTGCGTGAAGGGTATCGCCTATCATGGCGTGACCCACGACCCCGACCGCGTGACGCGGCCGATGAAGCGTGTCGCGCCGGGGCGTTTCGAGCCGGTGAGTTGGGACGAGGCGCTGGGCGATATCGCCGCGCGGCTTTCGGCGATCATCGCCGAACATGGTCCCGATGCGGTGGCGAGCTATCAGGGCAATCCGCCCGCCTATGCCACCGACGGCATGACGGGCTTCCGCATGTTCCTGAAGGCGCTGGGAACGACCAAGATTTATGGCGCGGGGTCGCAGGACACCAACGCGCGCTTTACCGCGAACTGGATACTTTACGGCAGCCCGCTGACGATCGACGTGCCCGACGTCAACAATGCCGACTTCATGCTGATCTTCGGCGCCAACCCGCTGATCTCGCACGGCTCGCTGATCTTCACCCCGCGCGTCCGGCACCAGCTCGACGCGGTCGCGGCGCGCGGCGGGGTCGTCGTTGTCGATCCGCGGCGCAGCGAGACCGCGGCGCGCTACGAACATGTCGCGATCGAGCCCAATTCGGATTGCTGGCTGATGCTGGCGATGCTCAAGACGCTCGCCGACGAGGGGCTGGCCGATGAGGCGTTCCTCGCCGAACGCTGCGCGGGTTGGGGCGAGTTGCAGGTGGCGCTTGCGGGTATCGATTATGCCGATGCCGCGCAGCGCACGGGCATCGATGTCGAAACGATCAAGACCCTCGCGCGGCGGCTGACCGCCAGCCCGAAGTCGGTGTGCTACGGCCGCGTCGGCATCTGCCGCGGGCCGCATGCGACGCTCGCGAACTTCCTGCTGTCGGCGCTCAACATGGTCGGCGGAACCTTCGGACACGAAGGGGGTAGCACGTTCGCGACGCCGGTGCTTGCGGGCAGCGACCGTGCTACCGCTGGCGGCTATGACGAGGTGCGCAGTCGCGTCGGCAATTTCCCCAGCGTGACGCAATTCCTGCCCTCGGCGGTGATGCCCGACGACATTCTCGAACCCGGACCGGGCAAGGTCCGCGCGCTCCTGTCGCTTGGCGGCAATGTGCTGCTCGCGGCGCCGGGGGGTGACCGGTTGCGGCGCGGGCTCGAACAGCTCGAGCTATCGGTGTCCTTCGACCTCTATATCAACGAGGCAGGGTCCTACGCCGATTATGTATTACCCGGCCTGACCTTCTACGAGCGTGCCGACCTGCCGATGGTGCCGTTCATGAGCATGGTGCAGCCCTTCCTGCAATATGCCGAGCCGGTGATCGCGCCGGTCGGCGAGGCGCGGAGCGAGTTCGACACCTTTTGCGAGATTTTAGCGCGGATGGGGCTGCGCATGCCCGCTTCGTCGCCCGATGAGGTGGCGGCGCAGGCGGCGGGCGGGCAGATGCGCCCGCTCGAAGTGCTCGACGGCGCGATCCGGCAGGGGCCGGCGGGCGTACATGGCGACTGGTCGATCGACAAATTGCGCGAGCATCCGCACGGCGTGATGCTCGATATCCCGATCCCCTGGGGCAATCAGGAGAAGATCGCGCACGCCGACGGCCGTATCCATCTGTGGGATGATATGGTCGCCGCAGAACTCGGCCGCCTGTTCGCCGCGGCGCCGGTCGAGGGGCTGAAGCTGCTGTCGCGGCGCGACATGCGCTCGCACAATGGCTGGCTCCACAATGTCGACCGGCTGATCCGCTCGCAGAAGCCGACCTTGCATATCCATCCCGACGATGCCGCCGAGCGCGGCCTCGCCGACGGCGACCGCGCGACCTTGTCGAACCGTTTCGGCGCGATCGAGGTCGAGGTCGAACTCAATGACGATCACCGGCGCGGCACCGTTTCCTATCCGCATTGCTTCGGGCATGACACGGGCGGCTGGCAGCGCGCGAACCGGGCCGGCGGCGCAAACGTCAACATCCTGCTCGGGCACGGCCCCGATGTCGTCGAGGCGGTGTCGGGGACGACGCTGATGGACGGGATCGCGGTCGAGGTGACCGCGCTACAGCCGGCGTGA
- a CDS encoding cytochrome P450 — protein MADVKDYAVEEFSQHDRTLMQRPYDFYDKVRAGGCPVARSEQLGGFWYTTNYAATRRVYDDFRTFSSADGTALPKQPLALYPIDLDPPQQTRMRKLLNPIFLPDAIQKYRPRFEAIITELLDAIVPVGEAELQEQLVRPTLATVIMPFLGVPRADWETLSHKIDFLTRMRVEDPETCGQYGLELSQYLYEFAARRRQSPPEDDLMQTLIDAEIGGEKLTDDEIVGIATLVLFGGLDTTSAVAGMSLWYLIEHPEERAKLLNGEIDFPTALQEFVRYASPIQGLRRTVTRDTELEGCPLKAGDYIMAMNGAANHDPGHFADPNEVRFDRAVRSEHDHLGFGGGAHICIGQHFAKALLEMMIRSIFERLPDLKIRSDFQPDFAVGESRVLKTLPVTFRAS, from the coding sequence ATGGCGGACGTCAAAGACTATGCGGTGGAAGAATTCAGCCAGCACGACCGCACGCTGATGCAGCGCCCTTATGACTTCTATGACAAGGTCCGCGCCGGCGGCTGTCCGGTCGCCCGGTCGGAACAGCTCGGCGGCTTCTGGTACACCACCAACTATGCCGCAACGCGCCGCGTCTATGACGATTTCCGGACCTTCAGTTCGGCCGACGGCACTGCTCTCCCCAAGCAGCCGCTGGCACTTTATCCCATCGACCTCGATCCGCCGCAGCAGACGCGGATGCGCAAGCTGCTCAACCCGATCTTCCTGCCCGACGCGATCCAGAAATATCGCCCGCGTTTCGAGGCGATCATCACCGAGCTGCTCGACGCGATCGTCCCGGTCGGCGAGGCCGAATTGCAGGAACAGCTTGTCCGCCCGACGCTCGCGACGGTGATCATGCCCTTCCTCGGCGTACCCCGCGCGGACTGGGAAACATTGTCGCACAAGATCGACTTCCTCACCCGCATGCGCGTCGAGGATCCCGAAACCTGCGGCCAATATGGCCTCGAACTCAGCCAGTATCTGTATGAATTTGCCGCGCGGCGGCGGCAGTCGCCGCCCGAGGACGATCTGATGCAGACGCTGATCGACGCCGAAATCGGCGGAGAAAAGCTGACCGATGACGAAATCGTCGGCATTGCGACGCTGGTGCTGTTCGGCGGGCTCGACACGACCAGCGCGGTCGCCGGCATGTCGCTCTGGTACCTGATCGAACATCCCGAGGAGCGCGCAAAGCTGCTGAACGGCGAGATCGATTTCCCGACCGCGCTGCAGGAATTCGTGCGCTATGCCTCGCCGATCCAGGGCCTCCGCCGCACCGTCACGCGCGACACCGAGCTCGAGGGCTGTCCGCTCAAGGCCGGCGACTATATCATGGCGATGAACGGCGCCGCGAACCACGACCCAGGCCATTTCGCCGACCCCAACGAGGTCCGCTTCGACCGCGCGGTGCGCAGCGAGCATGACCATCTGGGCTTCGGCGGCGGCGCGCATATCTGCATCGGCCAGCATTTCGCCAAGGCGCTGCTCGAAATGATGATCCGCTCGATCTTCGAGCGCCTGCCCGACCTCAAGATCCGCTCCGATTTCCAGCCCGATTTCGCGGTCGGGGAATCGCGGGTGCTCAAAACGCTGCCGGTCACCTTCCGCGCGTCCTGA
- a CDS encoding acyl-CoA dehydrogenase family protein, which translates to MLKLTAEEAEFRDAVRTFFARDYPAHVIARNKAGQRLTKQDHIDAQRALNARGWLGVGWPREVGGTGWTPTERYIFDQELELAHAAAIIPMAVIYIGPIIAAFGSEQQKAEWLPAILESRSFWAQGYSEPEAGSDLASLRFSAVRDGDDYILNGTKIWTSGAQWADWIFCLARTSREERKQQGISLICAPLDLPGISVHPIRLIDGSDELNRIEFDNVRVPVTNRIGDEGQAWHYANVLLKNERLSYAHIGSKKRDLAKLLEEAARLPANGGGTMDRDAAFRLAHARVEARLAAIEASILRALRGEISMATAAALKIACTECAQAITELAIDLAGRNRLPMLDRGGADWAAAAPATSPFGPVAVQSYLFERAQTIYGGSTEVQKNIIWRSLAGMAR; encoded by the coding sequence GTGCTCAAACTGACTGCCGAAGAAGCCGAATTTCGCGATGCCGTGCGGACGTTTTTCGCACGTGACTATCCCGCGCACGTCATCGCCAGGAACAAGGCGGGGCAGCGGCTTACCAAGCAGGATCATATCGACGCGCAGCGCGCGCTGAATGCGCGCGGCTGGCTCGGCGTCGGCTGGCCGCGCGAGGTCGGCGGCACCGGCTGGACGCCGACCGAACGCTATATCTTCGATCAGGAACTCGAACTCGCGCACGCCGCCGCGATCATTCCGATGGCGGTGATCTATATCGGGCCGATCATCGCGGCGTTCGGATCGGAACAGCAGAAGGCTGAATGGCTGCCCGCGATCCTCGAATCGCGCAGTTTCTGGGCGCAGGGCTATTCGGAACCCGAAGCCGGGTCCGATCTCGCTTCGTTGCGCTTTTCGGCGGTGCGCGACGGCGACGATTATATCCTCAACGGCACGAAGATCTGGACGTCGGGCGCGCAGTGGGCCGACTGGATCTTCTGCCTCGCGCGCACCAGCCGCGAGGAGCGCAAGCAGCAGGGCATTTCGCTGATCTGCGCGCCGCTCGATCTGCCCGGGATCAGCGTCCACCCGATCCGGTTGATCGACGGGTCGGACGAGCTCAATCGCATCGAATTCGACAATGTCCGCGTGCCGGTCACCAACCGCATCGGCGACGAGGGTCAGGCCTGGCACTATGCCAATGTGCTGCTCAAGAACGAGCGACTGTCCTACGCGCATATCGGATCGAAGAAGCGCGATCTCGCCAAGCTGCTCGAAGAAGCGGCGCGGCTGCCCGCGAACGGCGGCGGCACGATGGACCGTGACGCCGCTTTCCGCCTCGCCCATGCCCGCGTCGAGGCGCGGCTCGCGGCGATCGAAGCCTCGATCCTGCGCGCGCTGCGCGGCGAGATTTCGATGGCGACCGCGGCGGCGCTCAAGATCGCCTGCACCGAATGCGCGCAGGCGATCACCGAACTGGCCATCGACCTCGCCGGCCGTAACCGGCTGCCGATGCTCGATCGCGGCGGCGCCGACTGGGCAGCGGCAGCACCCGCGACCTCGCCATTCGGCCCGGTGGCGGTGCAATCCTATCTCTTCGAGCGCGCCCAAACGATCTACGGCGGCTCGACCGAAGTGCAGAAGAATATCATCTGGCGCTCGCTGGCGGGGATGGCACGATGA
- a CDS encoding acyl-CoA dehydrogenase family protein, which produces MSAPLSETEQTMLRDAVRGYLSRDEAPRWPDFAERLGIGDALLDTRQGAIIAEEIGRTCAHLPFADAATAAWLLDRCNAPALPAAVIATLAWAEPAMRYDFAGIETHARRDGDGWRLDGTKAVVGWAAETDVLLVAARTGGDALSLFRIDPARTAGLRLSPYRTIDRHPAADLIFEGQALPAEALIGPEGGALDLLEEARDRALALLAAEAVGLLDSLLEQTIAYTGQRRQFGQPIAGFQALQHRMVDMYLECELVRSSAWLAVEALGEAAPDRARAVSSAMVNVARACRFVGQQAIQLHGGMGMTDELPVGHYVKRAMAIEVLWADSDWHLARIAGI; this is translated from the coding sequence ATGAGCGCGCCGCTATCCGAAACCGAACAGACGATGCTGCGGGACGCGGTGCGGGGGTATCTCAGCAGGGACGAAGCTCCTCGCTGGCCCGATTTCGCCGAACGGCTCGGCATCGGCGACGCGCTGCTCGACACGCGGCAGGGTGCGATTATCGCCGAAGAGATCGGCCGCACCTGCGCGCATCTGCCCTTCGCCGACGCGGCAACGGCGGCGTGGCTGCTCGATCGCTGCAACGCCCCGGCCTTGCCCGCCGCAGTAATCGCGACCCTCGCCTGGGCCGAGCCCGCTATGCGCTACGATTTTGCAGGCATCGAGACGCACGCACGGCGCGACGGCGACGGCTGGCGTCTCGACGGGACCAAGGCGGTCGTCGGCTGGGCGGCCGAAACCGATGTCCTATTGGTCGCCGCGCGCACCGGTGGCGACGCGCTGTCGCTCTTCCGGATCGACCCCGCGCGGACCGCAGGCCTCCGGCTGTCGCCCTATCGGACGATCGATCGCCACCCCGCCGCCGATCTGATTTTCGAGGGCCAAGCCCTCCCCGCCGAAGCCCTGATCGGCCCCGAAGGCGGCGCGCTCGACCTGCTCGAAGAAGCCCGCGACCGCGCGCTCGCGCTGCTCGCCGCCGAGGCGGTAGGCCTGCTCGACAGCCTGCTCGAACAGACGATCGCCTACACCGGCCAGCGGCGCCAGTTCGGCCAGCCGATCGCCGGCTTTCAGGCGCTCCAGCACCGCATGGTCGACATGTATCTCGAATGCGAGCTGGTGCGCTCGTCGGCCTGGCTCGCGGTCGAGGCACTCGGGGAAGCCGCTCCCGATCGCGCCCGAGCGGTGTCGAGCGCGATGGTCAATGTCGCCCGCGCCTGCCGCTTTGTCGGGCAGCAGGCGATCCAGCTTCACGGCGGCATGGGAATGACGGACGAGCTGCCGGTCGGCCATTATGTGAAGCGCGCGATGGCGATCGAGGTGCTGTGGGCGGATAGCGACTGGCACCTCGCCCGGATCGCCGGGATCTAG
- a CDS encoding aldehyde dehydrogenase family protein has product MGETKMDFTTNYTLTIDGAAVDTAERVDVINPATGKAFASAPAAGQAELDLAVAAAKRALPAWTALGWEGRRELLVKAAKAIEPHLDQFAALFVAEQGRPTALAKGEVQMGAWWLKSVARQDLPNEVVEDSDTRQVIVKHEPLGVVAAIVPWNFPFLLAMWKIAPALLAGNTMVLKPSPYTPLCSLKLAELWRDILPAGVYNVISGDDALGPLMTAHPGFAKISFTGSTATGKRVMEAASRDLKRITLELGGNDAAIVLPDVDVAEVAPKLFFGSFYNTAQVCIATKRMYIHDDIYDEMLAAFHRLAKDAVVGDGAQQGVQYGPVQNRAQYDRVRSLIDSARAEGLSLLQGADVPEGDGYFIPITLVDNPPEDAAVVTEEAFGPVLPLLRFSDIDDVVARANDCDYGLAGAVWSKDIDAAVALADRIETGTVWINDNFQNGPHIPFAGAKQSGFGVENGADGLREFTFPKVIFVPKKPA; this is encoded by the coding sequence ATGGGCGAGACTAAAATGGACTTCACCACCAACTACACGCTGACCATCGATGGCGCTGCGGTCGACACTGCGGAGCGCGTCGACGTGATCAATCCCGCGACGGGCAAGGCCTTTGCTTCGGCTCCCGCGGCGGGGCAGGCCGAACTTGACCTCGCGGTCGCCGCGGCGAAGCGCGCGCTGCCGGCGTGGACGGCGCTCGGCTGGGAGGGACGGCGCGAACTGCTGGTCAAAGCGGCGAAGGCGATCGAGCCGCACCTTGATCAGTTTGCCGCCTTGTTCGTCGCCGAACAGGGGCGGCCGACCGCGCTTGCCAAGGGTGAGGTGCAGATGGGCGCCTGGTGGCTGAAGTCGGTCGCGCGGCAGGACCTGCCCAACGAAGTGGTCGAGGACAGCGACACGCGGCAGGTGATCGTCAAGCACGAGCCGCTGGGCGTCGTCGCCGCGATCGTACCGTGGAATTTTCCGTTCCTGCTCGCGATGTGGAAAATCGCGCCGGCCTTGCTCGCGGGTAACACGATGGTGCTGAAGCCCTCGCCCTACACGCCGCTCTGTTCGCTGAAGCTCGCCGAACTGTGGCGCGATATCCTGCCCGCCGGGGTCTATAACGTCATCTCGGGCGATGATGCGCTCGGTCCGCTGATGACCGCGCATCCGGGCTTTGCGAAGATCAGCTTCACCGGCTCGACCGCGACGGGCAAGCGGGTGATGGAGGCGGCATCGCGCGACCTCAAGCGCATCACGCTCGAACTCGGCGGCAACGATGCCGCGATCGTGCTGCCCGACGTAGACGTCGCCGAGGTCGCGCCGAAGCTGTTCTTCGGGTCCTTCTACAACACCGCGCAGGTCTGCATCGCGACCAAGCGCATGTATATCCACGACGATATCTATGACGAGATGCTGGCCGCCTTCCACCGGCTCGCGAAGGACGCGGTGGTCGGCGACGGGGCGCAGCAGGGGGTGCAATATGGTCCGGTCCAGAACCGCGCCCAATATGACCGCGTCCGCAGCCTGATCGACAGCGCGCGTGCCGAGGGGCTGAGCTTGCTGCAGGGCGCCGACGTGCCCGAGGGCGACGGCTATTTCATCCCGATCACCCTCGTCGACAACCCGCCCGAGGACGCTGCGGTGGTGACCGAGGAGGCGTTCGGCCCGGTGCTGCCGCTGCTGCGCTTCTCCGACATCGACGATGTCGTCGCGCGCGCCAATGATTGCGATTACGGGCTCGCGGGCGCGGTCTGGTCGAAGGATATCGACGCGGCGGTCGCACTCGCCGATCGGATCGAAACCGGCACCGTCTGGATCAACGACAATTTCCAGAACGGCCCGCATATCCCCTTCGCCGGCGCGAAGCAGTCGGGCTTCGGGGTCGAGAATGGCGCCGATGGCCTGCGCGAATTCACCTTTCCGAAGGTGATCTTCGTACCGAAGAAACCGGCCTGA